Proteins found in one Arachis stenosperma cultivar V10309 chromosome 8, arast.V10309.gnm1.PFL2, whole genome shotgun sequence genomic segment:
- the LOC130946467 gene encoding PAP-specific phosphatase HAL2-like, with protein sequence MENDRYAKELEVAVRVVHVACALCRRVQEKLFSNDSDHVLSKDDDSPVTVADFSVQATVSWLLSSTFGVENVSIVAEEDIQTISKDDSANLLAAVVNTVNESLALASNYGLQSPESTLGNSEVLEAIRRCNSTGGLRGRHWILDPVDGTLGFVRGDQYAVALALIEDGNALLGVLGCPNYPLKAESLNYNYQHHHETMSESSSPVCDTSEKGCILYARKGSGEAWLQPLISRDKVLEWPNYAQLIRVSSVDDPALATLCEPVERANSNHSFTAGLAHSVGLRKQPLRVHSMVKYAAIARGDAEIFMKFARSGYKEKIWDHAAGVVIVEEAGGVVTDAGGRPLDFSKGMYLECLDRGIIACSGITLHEKLIAAVYASWDSSNL encoded by the exons ATGGAGAATGACCGCTACGCCAAGGAATTGGAGGTGGCCGTCAGAGTGGTCCACGTGGCATGCGCCCTATGCAGGAGGGTGCAAGAGAAACTCTTTTCTAACGACAGTGACCACGTTCTCTCCAAGGATGATGATTCCCCTGTAACTGTTGCAG ATTTTAGTGTACAAGCAACAGTCAGTTGGTTACTTTCATCAACTTTTGGAGTTGAAAATGTTTCCATTGTCGCCGAAGAAGATATACAAACTATATCGAAGGATGATTCAGCAAATCTGCTGGCAGCTGTCGTGAACACTGTCAACGAGTCCTTGGCCTTAGCATCCAACTACGGTCTTCAAAGTCCAGAGTCAACTCTAGGGAATTCAGAAGTTCTTGAGGCCATTAGGCGCTGCAACTCAACTGGAGGACTTAGAGGAAGACATTGGATACTTGACCCTGTTGATGGCACATTAGGATTTGTACGCGGGGATCAGTATGCCGTTGCTCTGGCCTTAATTGAAGATGGAAATGCTCTTCTTGGAGTTCTTGGGTGTCCTAATTATCCGCTGAAGGCAGAATCGCTCAATTATAATTACCAGCATCATCATGAAACCATGTCGGAATCATCTTCACCGGTTTGTGACACATCCGAAAAAGGTTGTATCTTGTATGCAAGGAAAGGCAGTGGTGAGGCATGGTTGCAACCATTAATTTCCAGAGATAAAGTACTAGAGTGGCCAAATTATGCTCAACTTATTCGCGTTTCATCCGTTGATGATCCGGCATTGGCAACTCTTTGTGAACCAGTGGAAAGGGCCAACTCAAACCATTCCTTCACCGCTGGACTTGCTCACAGTGTGGGACTTAG AAAACAGCCGTTGCGTGTCCACAGCATGGTAAAATATGCAGCAATCGCACGGGGAGATGCCGAGATATTCATGAAGTTCGCAAGATCCGGGTACAAGGAGAAGATATGGGATCATGCTGCTGGTGTTGTGATTGTGGAAGAGGCCGGTGGTGTGGTAACGGATGCCGGGGGACGCCCTTTAGACTTCTCGAAGGGAATGTACTTAGAATGCCTCGACCGAGGCATAATCGCGTGCTCCGGGATCacattgcatgagaaattgattGCTGCTGTTTATGCCAGTTGGGACTCCTCAAATCTGTGA